GTAATGGTGTTGGACTAGTGTTGCAAGTGTAAGAAGAATGGTGAACAAGTAGATCATCTGCTCCTATGGCCAGGACAATGTgggatgatttttattttttattttttgtaggaATTGGATTATAATGGGTCATGCCTCTTAGATTAGTGGAATTTTAAGCAAGCTGGAGAGGCTTCCGATGTAATTCACAAGTTGCAGCAATCTAGAAAATGGTTCCTATATGAATGTGTTGGTATATTTGGCAGGAACAAAACGAAATGATAGAAGCTTCAAAAACTGCAAGAGCcaatggaggagctgaaagttttcttctttaaaactttGTTCTTATGGGTGGGGGCCATGTTTGTAACAGACTAAATGTCGATGACTTTTTACTGTTgttgtaaactctagttaggTACTTCTCACATATGctccctatgtacttgggctttgcctatttctatgaataaaacttcttaattacgtatcaaaaaaaaattctcattacatgaccaatatattttttttatacgtatTACATGACCAATATTTGAAATCATATGATTGTCAAAATGAAATCATTTAACTGGAAATAATCAATTGAATATAAGAGCGAGTAACATCATTGGGTTACTTATTAAACAAGTGACTGACAATGTTTTACTATCAGATCCATAAAGTGGTGAAATCTTGGAGTGCAACCACTGTGTACAGGAGGCTCATCATCAGTTTAAGATTCCAGCTAGCTAGATTGACAAATTTAATGAAAGAAATCTGTGTAAAATGCATGAATGGAAGGTAATTGATCATAGAAGAAACTGATTGCTCATAGCATGCATACCATGGCAGGAGAAAGAAGTGACAGGGTCCTTGTCTGCCGCAAATGTGTTCTCTTTTGGAACTTCAGGATTGCAATTTGGATCATTATTTGTCGTATCCTCTATTTGAGCTTCACTGTTGGATCTGGCTGCACCATTTTGCAGATCATCTTCCATTTGCAAAGATGGAGGCACTGACTCTTCTGGGTTTACGTTGACCTGCAGAAAGTGAGATGTAATTTTTTGCTGACATGAAGTTAGGGATAGGGAtgtacaaaaaacaaaaggaacgaACAGACTGACCGGAACCAGCTGGTTCCTCATTGGAACCAGTCAGTCTCCAGTCTTTTTCTCCTTCGAACGGATCAGTTTGGTTCCGTTCTCGGATTGAGGAGACCAGTTCACCAAGACCAAACCAAACCGGCTCATAGCTATTTAATATTACATGTATTACAAACGGGCTATACCACCTGGCCTttgggcttaaaaaaaaaaactgcttattAACTTGGCCATGCCAATCAGCCAAGATTTTAAAGAAACTATAGTAGCTCGAACCACCCAAGCCACTTTTAGTCTTCTTTTTCATTGGAGccctaggttttttttttcttgtcctTCACTGATGTCAGTGCTGCAACCAGTCATTGCTTCCACCAAGCGCCAACCAATACCTTGCCTTCTGCTGCTGCAAGCATTGTCTCACCAAATCTTCATCTACATTGTTTGTCCCTCATTTTCATATCACCAGTATGGGTAACTGCCTCTCAAGGGGTCAGTTTATACCCTTAACCCAACCCCCTCACTGAAACAAGGGGGTCAGTTTATACCCTTAGTTAGGGTATCCCACATCAGGACAAACCTAGTGTGCATAGCAAATGCACGGACAACTAGTCACTGCATCTGGTGTGGCAGATACAAACCTAAGTACAATTCAAGTGTTGCCATGCATGCACAAGATGTCATGAGTGATAAGGAAATAAACATGCTTATATTGTCCAACATCATGTACCAAAATGCATGGTCAACCAGTCATCTCATCCTGAATAACAGCTATGTTGTCATGCATGCACAACAACATTTCATGAGTGATACGCGGAAAATAGAAGCAAGCTTATATCGTCTGAAATCTGTTTTTTGCTATTTCTGTTTGTTTCATTTTTGCCTCTCATCTTTTTCCCATCTTCAGTCACAGTTGACCACAACACGATAGCCAGAGCAGCAAGTTCCCCTCCAAACCCcccaaaatgaataaataaataaataaacagaagCTAGATAAAACAAACTATGAAGTTGGGAATGGCATAAATACGTCACATAACAAGAATAATTGAATGGGATTGATCCTCAGTGGAAGAAACAAAAAACCATTTTCAATTTACCCCAAAAGTATctcaaatttttaattgattaaataaaacatataagaATGACCATCCCTTTAGAGTAAGAAGtacactattttttatttttatataagtgaGCAGTACACATTAAGTTATCAGAATAAGTTATATAACCAAGAACCacaatataatttatcataGTCAAATTTGCAGCTATATTTCTGTCAAACTTTCTGTTTCCAATGATCTCGAGTTATCAAGTTGGAGTATGTAGtcagtgcattttttttttaaagtttaaccGGATGTTGGTGTTTGCAAGTTGCTTTACAAACATTTTTAGTTCTAGTTCAGTTTATAGTAGCTTCTAAGAGTCTTTGTCTAACATGATGGAAAGAAGATCACACCTTCAATGCATCGGAGGATGCTAGATTCTTTAAAAGAGCAGCAGAAGCATCTGTCCTGGGCTCATGCGATGTGGACTTTTCTTGAACGCCATCTACCTGTCTGCGATCAATTGTGTCCTGCTTTGGAATTCTGGGCATTTTCGATTTTCTGTTATAATCTCCATTTGACACACCAACTTCCCCAGAAGCTCTCTTCCTGTTTTGAGAATTTCAGTATCAAAACTTAAAACCAAAATAGCTTAAGAAAATACGGTCATAGCTATTAACACTGAATCAGTAAAATGACGTGAATACAAAATGACAATATCCTCACCTACTGTAATCATGATTAGCCATGAGGTAAGAGTTTGACTTGTTGGAAAACAATATTCCACGAAGTGGCTTTCCATCAATGATAGTTTCAATAGTAAATCCAACTGGGATGTTTTCAGTAACCTTTGCTTGAAACATtttcttcccttgaagaggttGGGACTCTTTCCTTGGGGAATTTTGTTTCCCTAAAATTAAAGAACCAGAAGTTAGGTACATAGCTTCATGCCACAATTGACATCTTGAATAGTTACCCAGTTTGATCAAGTAACCATAAATAGAAAAGCATGTGTACGTCATTACAAGTGCCAAAGTCCTATTCACAAACATGAACTTGCAcggatgaaaatacatacaagcaGAACTCTGATGAAATTTCAGGACCTAAATTTCAATTCACAACCCCCACATCTTCCAATTTCTGGATAATCCCAGCTGCTCATGCGTGCACACTTGTACAGACAAAATGCATGCCAATGATTGAAGCATGATAAAAAGATCCTATGAAAACCCAAACCCAAGCCcatggaaaagagaaagaaagaaagaaacaagagAGAATTGGCACATTTCACTATTCCTTTCTAATTCCCGAAGCTTCCTATTCCCACTGCCTCATTCTTCTCTCTCTACCTCTCAATCTCTCTCCCACCTCCCTCCCCCCCTTTTTTTCTATGCTTTGGCCATCTCCCACAACCACGTTGACCTCCAGCCGTGATGGATGACCTCCCAAAACTTTAGCTGCAGTAGTGTTGGTGAAAGTGCTAGGTGCACCTATGCACAAATGTGGTATAAAGCCTAGGTGCAAAGCACGAGCAAACATTTGATTAAATCAAAgctcatattttttataaaacattacgataattaaaaaaatccataaaacacaattaaaaaaaaggtttaaaaagCAAGATGGTAAAATGTTTAGCCTACTAACTCAATTTATTAGAGTATCATGTAAAATGAGAATCAATTGATCATCTAATCACACAATTTATACGTAGCATTTTATAGAATTCTCTCGTGCTTTACTAAATGTATACACATCTATGATATTTGATAGCCATAATCAACTCATAGTACaggtttgaataaaaatataccaAAAAGGCCATCACCAAAACAGCTCACAAATTCTAGTATTGACTCCTATGCACATAAGCAATCAAATATCAATCCATTTAGAAAGCCAACTTGGACCATACATTTGATTCAAAGCATATATATCACAtatgaaaactttttttttttttttttgtaagtaaaagggaattttattcaacaaatgtaataggcgaagcccatgtacacaggaagtatacaaaagaaaacacctaattacattctaacttctaagaaggggaaaaagaagacaGAAAATCATGAGCTGAAGCTCCATCAAGCCCTAAAGCAGAACTCAAGGAtacagtaaataaataaaaataaaaataaaaataaaaaatacagtatataaataaaaataaaaataaaaataaagcccTAAAGTAGAAAACCATTGcaataaagaaaatacaaagaatTTCCAGATTTCCTCCATAGTGTGCCCCTTATTATTAAAGCGTCGCTTGTTCCTTTCccaccaaatacaccacatgagaCACAAAGAAACCATCTTCCACGCTGCAGCCACTTGTTCAGAACTTCGAAGCCCCATCCAGCACTGAAGCAAATCCACTACTTTCATCAGCATCACCCAAACCAGCCCAACTCTACTGAACACACCATCCCACAATGCCTTTGCCACCTCACAGTGCAAAAGTAAATGATCCACAGATTCCCCATGtttcttacacatgaagcacCGCTCCATAATAACAAAACCCCGCTTTCTCAAGttatcaatagtcaaaattttTCCAAGTGATGCTGTCCATATGAAAAACGCTACTTTGGAAGGCACATTAGACCTCCAAATACGCTTCCATGGAAAAGGAGAACAATGCTGAACAGTCAAAACCTTGTAATAAGACCGTATCCCAGTACAGCTCTAGTAAAACCAACATCCCACTACAAGATTCCATTAGAATGGACTAACACATCAGAAATAGAAGCATACCGATGAGCTGCTATACAAAAGATAACCGGAAATACACTAAAAAGATCCCGATCACTACACCAAGTATCAAACCAAAAACGGATCCTTGACCCTCACCCACAACAAAGTATGTATGTTTAACAAAATTCTCTCATACctttctaataaatttccaaagACTCGCACCATAACTCTCTGTAACCTCCTTagaccaccccccccccccccaaaaaaaaaaaaaaaaatctcatccaTATTTCTGATCTATTATCTCCCTCCACAATGACTCCCCTTCCAATTGATACTTCCACAGCCATTTCCTCAGCAAGGCCTTGTTAAAACTACTCAAATTTCCCAGGAGAACAAACTCCATTCCAACTAACAAGGTGGATTTTAGTCTCCTCACCCATTCCTCCCCACAAAAATGTaccaaataatttttcaattcgGTTTCCCACCCCTGCaggcaaaggaaataaagagaGGTAAAAAGTTGGGAGATTCAAAATAGTACTTCTGATAAGAGTATTCTATCCCCTTTTGATAGATATAACCCCTTCCAAACCGTCagccttttctcaatcttctcaactaccccatcccaaatagactTAGCCTTGAAAGACGCCCCCAGTGGAaggccaagatatttcataggTAGAGCAGCCACTTTACACCCCCCAAAAACTGCCCTTTAAGCTCACtcaaaaagtttcaaaaatgCGCCTTTGTAAATGTGTTCACTTTCGGAAAGTGAAGCGCAACATCGTGTTTTTGTGCTTAAGCACACTTTCACCAACACTGAGCTGCATGAATTAGTATCACAGAAActcatttttctctcactttagCTGCACACATTGGTTGGTCCACCCAGCAAACAAGCAATTCATGTAGATTTAGCCATTTAAGTCTTATGTAAGCAGTCCAAGAGAAATGagtatcaagaaaaaaaaattttgagttcttcCAACATCATTCACAGTCCTCAAAGATTTGAGTTCCTCCATATTCACAGATTATTCTGGACTAAAATAGTAGTGGATAATtccaaattgtaaaatttagcCAAGATCTACTCCAGCTTATTTggcatatttaataataaaatctttgacTACTTATGCAAAAAATGTCAGCAAAGTTCTAAGGAAATATATAGAAGTTAAATTTTACGGATGGATATTATTAGAGACCTATAAAAAATACTTGTAAGAGTTATGGTTACCTGGTTGGCCAAAACTAGGCACAACGATAGGTTGGCATAAATCGGCGGCCGTCCCAATCCTAACCAGAGCTTTATCATGAGCATGAATGAAATTTTGCTCTTGACACTTTAGTTTCAATTGCTTCCTCAGAGATAACTTATCTAGCCTCCATTCTTTTTCCCTGATAAGtcctaaaaattagaaattatacAAGATCAGTTACAGGATTCAGATTTCACTTTCTTTGGAGGGGTTTATTTAATTCTCTGaacctttatttttatttttatttttttaagctaaTCCCAGACACATAAATTTCTAGAAGTAGGAAAAAATCTTAGTTCTTAGCTAAAAGGAAAGAATATGCTGGACCTGTGTGTAAGTAATACATGTCATCGAGAGCCTCAAGACTCTTATTGCAACCACCTACAAATACAAGGACACCACCCTTAATTGGATCCAAACAGTCGCCAGCCACTGAGAATCTAGCAGAAGGCCCATCATTAGTTGTAATTACCTTGGACCATACACCAGTATCTGCACCAATTACAGAATGCGATCCATCATAtggaacatatatataaaacatataaagtAGCATGCAGAAACCATCACTGGCTCTCTCTTAAATAAGCCACTGGGTTGAAAATAGGCAGTTTATTGTTACCTATTCCAAAGTAAGCAAACAAGAACAGTTATCAGAGCACCAAAAAATTCATATAGCTATGTGCGAGTGTATTCTGCCAAATAACAAAGATCTAAAATTTGATGTCGACTAATTATTTTGTTTCAGCTATCTAAAGAcacatattttttcttttcaagtattTACCAAACTCGGGACTATCAATTAGAATGCAGTGAAAAATGTCAGTTATGGCCATTCTTTAGATTCACCATTGACCCAAGAGAACTCAACATTGATTGTAATTCTGTCCCCACAATGATCACAATGGATATCTAGAAGAAGATTTGTACAGTAAAATAtcttggaagaaaaataaatagtttcGTAAACATgcaaatacaataatttagataCATaccaacatcaagtgcataaagGTCATTGTATAGATTTTGAGCATCCGTAAATCCCCcaaaaacaaacaagttcttgcCAAATGCAACAGTTGCATGACCAGCTCGAGGGGGCAGCAGATGGCCTGAAGTGTTCAGTTCCCTCCAAGCTAGAGTAtctaattaaataaatgcaAGAATGCAACACAATAAGGACATGCAATGCAGAATTGATAAGTCCTCAGCTACGCACACCAAAATTTTGATGACAGTTTTTAAACTAAACTGGGAAAAACTATACGACCTGTATCAAGAACATGTACATCAGATAAATAATAATCGTTTCCATCTTCACCACCAATCACAATAACATTGTTCTTCCAAGATGAGCAAGTATGGCTATCACGTGGAGATGGCGGAGTGCCTGAGGTTGCAGCTCGTTTCCATACAAACGTCTCTACAAGTGAAAAAAGAAGGATAAGTATCTTTTTTTTATCTACCATCAAAGAATATAGTGTGTAGATTCCAAAGTAGCTCCATAACAGTATATGACTGACTGGTCCTATGACTTAAGTGCTCCCCACaactcaaaaataaaacaaaggaaaataaaGTGGAAAAAATGAAAGTGGGACTGAATCATAGATATCTAAAAGAAAACCCTAGAGGCTTTCTTAATCAAGTTAGCTGTTATTTTCACACCTTAAATGATTCCAGCACCAGatcccaaaaaaaatatttgtggaAGATAACAAGCCCTAGACAATTCACTTTTACAGTAACCATCTATAAGTGAAACCATATGGTGCACACTTTGAGATTGTACGGTATGCTAGTGACTGGAGTAGGTAAAACAATTTCTGCCAGAGTCAATGCCTGGCTAGGTGAAAAACTTACCTGTATTCAAAATGTAAAGatcattataatatatttcatcATTAGTATCTGCCGATTTCCCGCAGCCACCAAATATAAAAAGCCGTTTACCAACAAGGGCTGCACTATGACCTTCCCGTGCCTCTGGTCCATCACCCCTTATACTTGGAGAAATCCATGTATGCGAAGCTGAGAATATGCTAATGCATTAACAAGCATGAAACCATAGGTATTtgcaaattaagaaatcaagaaaatacAATTCAGGAATACTCTTCAGAATCATCAGCACCTATATATCACAATAACAGGACTCTCTAGCTTCCTGTCCTAACCACACAAATGCAAAATGAAATTTCACCAGTTGATAGCCATGTTTAGTAGCCATCAGAACTGCAGCAAAATAACTGCTAGCACGAAAAGGTTAATATCAAGAGAAAGCTTACAAGTATCTAGTATATGCAAATCTTTAAGAGGATTCATCCCATCTGTACCCCcaaatacaaaaagattatCAGCAACAGTGGTGCAGCTGTGGCTATCCCTCGGGGTGGGCGGTGTTCCTTTAATCATAGGCAGGCTCCATGTCTGATTTGCTGCAAATCAGCTACTAGATGAGAGAGAAATACTTATAACAACATGGAAGGACATCAAATggtagaattaaaataaaacaaattgaaataCAAATCAAGGGTAAATCCAATCACTATAACCCTACCCCCACCCCCAaggcaaataaataaataaactacatAGAAAGTCgaaattattaaattgctgCGATGGAATAGAGTTTTACTAAATTATACTGATAGCGTGGGCATACTAGGACATTGAATGACTCAAAAGAAAGCCACCTCCCAACAAAAATACGAACCTTACCACCAAAAGGAACTGGCAAATCAAGTCTAATAGCAAACACATGGAAGCATTAATGCCTAGAATAAAATGTCATCTTAGAAACAGTCACAAAACTCATGCAAAACAGCAAGATCCGAAACAAAATGAGCTACAATAAACCAAAAAGAAACCCTAACAAACTAGGCCAAGGCCATCCCCACAAAGATAAAACACCTGGGTATATCAAAAAGGTTCAAACTTTGTCCAGAAACCAATCGTAACAACAATGTTAAACCCAGTATTTCACAAAGCGTGTAATAAgcaaaaggtgcaaatgaagaTAGTGTAAGAGAAATCCAACAACCATGGGGCCAAAATTTTGAAGACCCACCAGTGTCATATACATGTACTTGGTTGGTCTGGCAGTTATTTCTGCCATAGCCCCCGAAGACATAGAGAAACCTGCCTCCTTTAATGGAGTTG
This Carya illinoinensis cultivar Pawnee chromosome 11, C.illinoinensisPawnee_v1, whole genome shotgun sequence DNA region includes the following protein-coding sequences:
- the LOC122281891 gene encoding uncharacterized protein LOC122281891 isoform X1, which translates into the protein MTLVLAVFSFFGLLYFFLLHELKNTPPNPLKSPKSFLSPFLSLSVIAFFLEKFSPFRVFSQTGSLYLAVDSHKEMRWERVGLHPRQSLEGAQQQQEEVGEISGPGKRWGHTCNSIKGGRFLYVFGGYGRNNCQTNQVHVYDTANQTWSLPMIKGTPPTPRDSHSCTTVADNLFVFGGTDGMNPLKDLHILDTSSHTWISPSIRGDGPEAREGHSAALVGKRLFIFGGCGKSADTNDEIYYNDLYILNTETFVWKRAATSGTPPSPRDSHTCSSWKNNVIVIGGEDGNDYYLSDVHVLDTDTLAWRELNTSGHLLPPRAGHATVAFGKNLFVFGGFTDAQNLYNDLYALDVDTGVWSKVITTNDGPSARFSVAGDCLDPIKGGVLVFVGGCNKSLEALDDMYYLHTGLIREKEWRLDKLSLRKQLKLKCQEQNFIHAHDKALVRIGTAADLCQPIVVPSFGQPGKQNSPRKESQPLQGKKMFQAKVTENIPVGFTIETIIDGKPLRGILFSNKSNSYLMANHDYSRKRASGEVGVSNGDYNRKSKMPRIPKQDTIDRRQVDGVQEKSTSHEPRTDASAALLKNLASSDALKVNVNPEESVPPSLQMEDDLQNGAARSNSEAQIEDTTNNDPNCNPEVPKENTFAADKDPVTSFSCHDGGTATSSEPAN
- the LOC122281891 gene encoding uncharacterized protein LOC122281891 isoform X2, giving the protein MIKGTPPTPRDSHSCTTVADNLFVFGGTDGMNPLKDLHILDTSSHTWISPSIRGDGPEAREGHSAALVGKRLFIFGGCGKSADTNDEIYYNDLYILNTETFVWKRAATSGTPPSPRDSHTCSSWKNNVIVIGGEDGNDYYLSDVHVLDTDTLAWRELNTSGHLLPPRAGHATVAFGKNLFVFGGFTDAQNLYNDLYALDVDTGVWSKVITTNDGPSARFSVAGDCLDPIKGGVLVFVGGCNKSLEALDDMYYLHTGLIREKEWRLDKLSLRKQLKLKCQEQNFIHAHDKALVRIGTAADLCQPIVVPSFGQPGKQNSPRKESQPLQGKKMFQAKVTENIPVGFTIETIIDGKPLRGILFSNKSNSYLMANHDYSRKRASGEVGVSNGDYNRKSKMPRIPKQDTIDRRQVDGVQEKSTSHEPRTDASAALLKNLASSDALKVNVNPEESVPPSLQMEDDLQNGAARSNSEAQIEDTTNNDPNCNPEVPKENTFAADKDPVTSFSCHDGGTATSSEPAN